The segment tcgctgtctacctgaaactatcacattgttaactggctatactcccaTACAAAAGAaacagtttaattaaaaaaaacatgagCAGCTCTCCTTTTATTCATATATGAAATCATCTCTAAGTCACACTAAGTGGGAAAAAAGCAAGATGAAAAACTGCATAGATAATCTGCAACCAAATGTGTAAAACATACAGTTATTTGTATATAGAGAATATCCCTGAAAGTAGACTCAACAAAGTACGAAACAGTTACCTCTGGAGAGGAGAACTAGAGCATAACGAGACTTTTCAATGTAGCTATAGACCTTTTGGAATTATGCATGTATCAtctatttcagattttaaaagcttttgtacaaagCTTAAACAAACCCAAGGGTGACTCAACAAACTACTCAACTTTGCCCAAAGAATAATTAGACTTTACTAGTGAACCAcaatttttacttccttttcaaCATTCTTAGTCAGCAACTACTTTTAAAAAGACTAGAAAAGCATTCCTGGTTCTCCAAACCATCCCCACCCAGTGAGTCAACTACTAAAAGGGTTGGGTCTCACTAGGCAAGTCTCAGAGATGGCATGAagcccagggacacaggaggtAGCTGTTCCAAATTTATGAAACAAATGAAGCAAAACAGGAAGGGTGAATGAAGATGGCCAACAGTAGATGCTACAATTTTCCAAAATCTGCCTCTTGATTGGAAAGGACCATTTAAATCTGTCAGCATGGGCTCTTTGATAAAGAACTGGAGGCAGGACTAGGCTCTGGCATGGACAGGGTAGGCAGACACCACCAGGGAGGACTGAAAGGCTTCGGTTTGCAGTTCTACCTCCTTATCTAGTACTTGAAACACCTTCCCTGACTGGTAGGTAACTCATTATACTCATTATCTAATCAGGACAGGTTACTTTATCAGATCAGTTTTCCCCACCAACTGGCATAAATTGAGGAAGTTTAGAGGCAGTTGCATGACTTCCTTTCATTTCTGTCACTTTATGGTGGACATCAGCCATCATCTTCTGTAGAAGAGTTCACCCAGGTTAGGCGCATATCCGCGTAGGTTTGCTGCCGGTTAgggactaggaatcaaacctggaatGCTTCTTCCTACAGTAGTGTCGAAGAATTATAAACCTGGGCCAGTGTACAATTTCAGGCTTCCTTCCGCATTCGTCCTAGGGCTCACTAAGCAAAGTACAGATTTCCCGTTTCCCTAAATTTGCTGTGTCACCAAGAAGTCTAGGCGGACTTAGCTGCTCGCTGGTTTTCCTACTCAGCTCTCCTAGAGGGCCGCTTCAGCAGGGCCATCCTCTGGCCTCCGTCCCTCCACCTGTGGTCCACCTGCCTGCGCCGGAGGCCTCACTGCTCCCTAGGATCCCCGGACAGACGAGGGGCAGAGACAACCGGCGAACAGGACTTCCCGTGGTCTGGCCACCTCGCCGACCCCGCCCAAACGTCCCCACCAGGCAGCCCGGGTCCCAAGATGCGCGCACCGGCTCGCCGGCCACCCCTGGGGCCTATAGGCCCCTCCAGCCTCCCCCCGGTCCCCCCCGCCGGTTCGAGGCCGCAGGCGGGGCCCGGCCCACTCCCGGGTGGCGGGCCACGGAGCTGGGCGCGGCGAGGTAACCGAGGGGCTGAGGGGTTGCAAGGGTAGGGGGCGCCGTTCCTCACCTGACCCCGCGGAGCAGCGTTACGGCCCAACCTGGTCCGGAGCAAGATGGAGCCGGGGGCGGGTCTGGGAAGGGCGGGGCGCCCCCGGCCGCCGACGGAGCCCGTTAGGGCCGCAGCTGAGGCCGGGAACGCCTTTGGGGTAGGACAGGGCGGTGCCGGCGGGGCCCGTCCGGGCGACCTTTGGGACCCCGGCTCGGGCTTTCCCTTCGACCCCGCGTCGCCGCTCCACCTGCGAGGAGGAGGTCCCTTCGGGCGCACCAGCCAGTTTTATCACAGTTCCTTCTGAGCTGTCTCAAGCCATTTGGGAAACCGAGGAGGTTCTGAGGCATCCTGGAGCCCCTTCAGTGGAGGGTCGCAGAAGCCTCGAGACTGGAGACCAGGGGCAGCCTCTCTGCCTGATGTGCAGTCCTCTCTGGTTATCTTCTAAGGACAAGAATGGTGTCTTTTAATAGTGCCTTGTGAAATGAATATTCTTGGGGATCCTAAATAGTGGGAACACGAGATTCATTAATCAAAACCACTCCAGAAGGGAATTCTTAGGTGATTCTAGGCTCACCTCACACCAGAGCCCTATCGAATTACACACACACTAGCATTAAACATTTGAGGCCATTTCAAGGCCCAGAGCAGTATTTTAAACTCATTAGTTAAttaggtcagtcgctcagtcgtgtccaactctttgcaaccccatgaatcgcagcacagcaggcctctgtccatcaccaactcccggagttcactcagactcacgtccatccagtcagtgatgccatccagccatctcatcctctgttgtcccctttttctcctgtccccaatccctcccagcatcagagtcttttccaatgagtcaactcttctcatgaggtggccaaagtactggagtttcagcttcagcattattccctccaaagaaatcccagggctgatctccttcagaatggattggttggatctccttgcagtccaaggggctctcaagagtcttctccaacaccacagttcaaaagcatcaattcttcagcactcagccttcttcaaagtacagctctcacatccatacatgaccacaggaaaaaccatagccagaaAGTTTATATTCCAAAGCAACAAAAAGACAGCTAGCTACCTtttacagtggttctcaaactgtggCCCCCAGACTGGCAGCTGCCACATTTCCTGGAAACGTGTTAGAACCACAAATTATTCGGTTCCACCTTTGACCTTCTGAATTAATTCACCTCGAGAGTTTAGAGGTGAAGCCTGGCAGTTTGTTTTCACAAGTCCTCAAGGTGGGTCTATGCACACTAAACTTTCTATCCAAGCCTTCCTCATGGGAGTGGGATAGGGTAGATGAAATTTTTAAGTGGGAAGGGCAAAATATGCATGGCCCTAAAACAGGGATGAAATGTAAGGTACTTGAGAAAGGTCACTGCCAAAATTTAAACGATACTGCACAACTCTCTGGGAACCCAGCATTAATTTCCCAGCTCCC is part of the Ovis canadensis isolate MfBH-ARS-UI-01 breed Bighorn chromosome 25, ARS-UI_OviCan_v2, whole genome shotgun sequence genome and harbors:
- the LOC138429943 gene encoding basic proline-rich protein-like, translating into MDRGSLSKVQISRFPKFAVSPRSLGGLSCSLVFLLSSPRGPLQQGHPLASVPPPVVHLPAPEASLLPRIPGQTRGRDNRRTGLPVVWPPRRPRPNVPTRQPGSQDARTGSPATPGAYRPLQPPPGPPRRFEAAGGARPTPGWRATELGAARIGMKTDICLSLGLE